The sequence TCATTGCTGAATTTTCCTGACTATCGGGCACATGAAAGAAGTTTTCAAATGCTGACCCAAGTTGCAGGTAGGGCAGGGAGAACGCAGAAAAGAGGAAAGGTATTGATACAGACCTATAACCCATACCATCAAATATTACAGCAGGTTACTACAAACAACTATGATAAAATGTTTGAGGAACAATATTATGAAAGGGAGCAATTTAAATATCCACCTCTGGTTCGGATTATTAAAATTACACTAAAAGATAAAGATTATAACAAATTGAATGAGGCTTCACAATGGTTTGCCAGTTCATTGCAGAATGTATTGGGACAACAGATTTTAGGGCCAGAATATCCACCTGTAGCCAGAATACGTAGGGATTACTTAAAAAACATTCTTATTAAGACGTCTAGGACCCAATCAATTTCACAAACAAAAAATAGCATTAAAAGAATTGAAAAATCTTTTAACGCTATTTCAAAGTATAAAAGTGTAAGACTGGTCTATAATGTAGACCACATATAATTTATACGTTAGCTAGTGCTTCTGCTAATTCTGTCTTTTTATTTCTACTTAAAGGAATCTGTCTACCCCCAACCTCAACATTCTTGCTGTTGAATTTTTCAATCTTTTCAAGATTCACAATATAGGATTTATGGATTCTAAGAAACTTTTCAGCAGGTAATTGCTGCTCAAAAGATTTCATTGTAGAAAGAATTACAATATTGGCTTCATCTGTAACCAATTTAATATAATCTCCCAGAGCTTCAATCCATTTAATATCGTTTAAGATAACCTTACGTTTTTTAAGGTTACTTTTTACGAAAATATGTTCTTCATCTTCATCAACCCTATTTATTTGCTCGTACTTTGCTACAGCTCTTTTTACGGAAGACTCAAAGCGTGCAAGTGTAATAGGTTTATGAAGGTAATCGGTCACATCATAATCAAAAGCCTTCAATGCGTAATCCGGCTTTCCAGTAATCAAAATAACCTGCGGAGGGTTCTCCAGAGCCTCCAATAAGTCAAAACCACTAATGATCGGCATTTCAACATCTAGAAAGATTAAATCGATGTCGTGGTTCTTAAGTCCGTTTTTTGCCTCTATAGCGTTGCTGTATTCAGCTACAAGGGCAAGATGTGGGTGATTGTTGACCAATTTTGCAACAGCCATCCGTTGCATTGAGGAGTCGTCTACAATTATACTTTTTAATTTCATAGAATGGGGTGATTTGTAGGGTTTTAAATCATCGGCAAATTACATAAAAAAGGCGTTTAACGGCAACAAAAGATGTAAACATGGTCTATTTTGTTGTGTATATTACCATATACGTCATGTAGGTTTGCTTGGTTCATTTATGTTAATAAC is a genomic window of Flagellimonas sp. CMM7 containing:
- a CDS encoding LytTR family DNA-binding domain-containing protein — translated: MKLKSIIVDDSSMQRMAVAKLVNNHPHLALVAEYSNAIEAKNGLKNHDIDLIFLDVEMPIISGFDLLEALENPPQVILITGKPDYALKAFDYDVTDYLHKPITLARFESSVKRAVAKYEQINRVDEDEEHIFVKSNLKKRKVILNDIKWIEALGDYIKLVTDEANIVILSTMKSFEQQLPAEKFLRIHKSYIVNLEKIEKFNSKNVEVGGRQIPLSRNKKTELAEALANV